The genomic window TTGCGAACTGTGAAGCTTCATCCTGTGATTCAGACTTCGTCCAGGAAGTGCTTGTTGGATTTCTTGAAGGGGGATAAGTTGGAGGAATCTTGTAATGGATGCATGAAATCACACAGGAATTTTGAGGGCAAAGTTTCGGAATCAAGGATGGACCTTATGGGATTGGGGAGAAGTGTTGATAGTGTTCTTGCTTGCATGCGTTTCACTGGAAGCAAAGATCTGGAGGTTGCTATCAAAGAACATGAGGAAATTCTCAATCAGCAAAACACTATAATGCAAACTTTGAGGTTAGTTTGTGACATTTATCGTTGGTAAGCTATTTTtcgttcttttcttttgttcttttattgtCACTTGAATTATCAATGTTCTGttgtatttgtttggtttgaagtaTCAACAAAAGAGTTCTATATTAGCAAGTTGTAAGGTCAGCCCTATGATTGCCCTGACAAAATAGGATTATAAAGGATTGTCATATATGCATAGATATATCCTTTTTTGGCATCTTTATTCAACTAGGAATGGATTATGGCTACCCAAATCGAACAGCTTATACTACTACAGAAACCATCCAAACACCCATTAAAGCAATTTGtttcttcattaatataattttaactaAGAAGCTTAATGTGGCATTGCAAAACAATGCGGATGACTGTTATATTTGAATTGCATGTTGTCATCATGAGAAATATACATCTGCGTGTGAACCTGATTGGACACGCTGATATATAACACTGCAGATGCTTAAATAGTTCTAAGAggagtttgttttttattctgtCATTTCTCACTTATGTGAAGTGTTGATATTGCTCAGTACTCATCATTGTGAACTTTGCTGAGTGTGTTCCCTTATATTTGTGTGTTCGCATTGCAGTAAAGACGTTACAGAGGTCAAGAATCTTGCTGATGAATATTTGAACTGCCAAGTATCTGCTTCCCCTAGATCACATATTGCAGTTTCAAATCTAGGTCCAAAGTACAATGCTCATGAGACTGATCTACTTCCCAAGGTGCGGAACTGTGATCACGCCATGTTGGAGCTCCTAGATAAatgcaagaacaagaaaaattacATGAACAACCAAGTGCATATGTGCATGCAAAAAGTTCAATCTGTTCAAAGTACCATTAAATCGATGATAAATAAGCTTCATGTGTTCCAGGAGGCTATGGGACAACAAGACAAAGACTTTGAAAATCTAAAATTTGTTAACGGACTATACCATGCCTACAGAGCTTGCCTTTCTGAGGTGGTGCGAAGAAAGTCTTCTTTGAAGTTGTACATGGGCCAGGCTGGACAATTGGCTGAAAGGCTGGCAATGGAGAGGGAGGCAGAGATAAAAAGACGTGAGGAATTCTTGAAATCTTGGGGAAAATATTTACCCCAAGAAACAATTATGGCAATGGGTTTGTTTGGTTCTCCCAGCCCATGCAATGTCAATATAGCTCCTTATGACACTAACTTGCTTGAAATTGATATTGCTGATGTTGACAGACTTGCACCAGTGAGTGCTGCAGGTTCCCTGTCTAAACATGAGCGAAATCCATTACCAAAGGGCTCCTCAGCCGGATCTAGTCAAAGCTCTAATCTCTCAAAATTTAGAGAAGTTCCTGTGGATAACAAAGTGAAGAGTGACTCTGTGGAGTTTCTTGGTGATTGTGAGTCGGTGGATATTGCTGGAACAAGCAAGATGGAAGTTGAAAATGCATGGTTGAAGGCAGAACTTGCAACAGCAATTGCCCTCATCTGTTCTTATGATGCAGAATATGGATATAGCTCAATAGATGATGTCAACCGAGATGATATTCTGAAGTCTGTGAATCAGAAGACGGCTGAAGCTCTTCATTTGAAGGATGAATATGGGAAGCAGCTTCAGGCAATGCTGGAGTTGAAGCAAGCACAGTGCATTTCATATGAAAAACGTATTCAAGAGCTTGAGCAAAGACTGTCTGATGAGTATATGCAAGGGCAAAAGCTTTCAGCTAGTAAAGATGCCTCTGAATGTATCCTCTCAGCTTTAAAGACTGATGGCCTTAAATCTCAACTATCTGGGGACGCTGAAAGTCACATGCGTGAGGCATCTACTGAACCTATGGAAGATGCTTCTTTTACATCTGCGTCATCAGAAGCAAAGCTTGATCAGGTAACCGGACAGTCAGTGAAACCTAGAGAAGGCGGAGATGAGAACATGACAGATTTGTCCATAACATCTAATATGCAGCCAGTTGATTCTGCTCGCAATTTCATGGATTCTTCGATGATGGAACCATCACGTGATGAACACCAAGTTGACTTGGAGAACAATCAACTCTGTGAGGCAGACAGAGTGGAGAAAATGATGACAACCCAGTTGACTGTGAGCCAGACAAATAAATCTTCTGATGAGGCCTCTTCTGGCATGGTACCACATGAAACTGGTGGTCAAACAGGTTCAGTGTCAAAAGCTAGTGATGAATTTGTTTTGGAACTACAAAATACCCTCTCCAAGATGTCAAAGCAATGCAATGAGACTGAAAGCAAACTTAAAGCAGCCATGGAGGAGATCAGCTCCCGCACAAGAGAATTAGAGATTAGCAAAAATCTCCTTGATGAATCCcaggttaaaaaaatattcaagttTTTCTTTGGTAAACTGTCCATTTAGGTGGAAAAATATTCGAGACATTGATAACTGATAATTCTGAACATGCAAATTGTTTATTTCTCTTGCATGTCATTTTTGTTCCATTTTCAGGTTTAAAAAAGTGTGATTTCTGCTTGTAAATTCCctgaatttttctcttttcttcctaTCTGTGAAACAGATGAATTGCGCACACTTGGAGAATCGTTTACATGAAGCAAGAGAAGAAGCACACACCCATCTTTGTGCTGCTGAGCGAAGGGCTTCAGAATATAGTGCTTTACGGGCCACTGCTGTGAAAATGCGTGGCCTATTTGAAAGGTTCCGTGTCTGTGTTACTGCTTCAGTCCCAGTCGCTAGTTTTGCAGACTCATTGCGATCTTTATCTCTCTCTTTGGCCAGGTACGCAAGGAAATACACAGCTTACTTGAGTTGTCTATTTGGGATGTTTGAGATTTTTGTCTTCTGTTGTCAGATTATTTTATCATTACCTCAGCTTTTGGGTTTCCTATAAACGATAACAAGAATCACAATTCCATTCAACTTATATCATCTGAATCTATATCGAGAACATGTTGAAAAATTAACACCCCTACCTGTATCTATATCTTGGTCAGATATAAAAAGATGAATTTGATCAACTAGTGACAGTATGTTTATCTTCAAAACAGGTTGTTTAATCATTCTATTCAGCTCTTGCTTGGATTAGGGATCAGTTCCACATGTTGTGATGAACTTTACTTTGCACCTTTAGGTTTTGTTGAGGGTCTCCCACCCATTTAACTAAAATTAGATATTGTAATTTTTGTGCTGTTTCCTCGACACATTTcctggaaatatatatatattatgtatacgGTTGGCATTTTGATGTTGAATTATTGAACAGATTTCTCTTACACTTCTTTCATACTCTGATGTTTCAGTTCCGCTAATGATGATGAAGACGACAACAATGCCGAATTCCGAGAATGCATTAGAGTTCTTGCTGACAAAGTCAGTATAATCATGCAGAACCGTTCTGAGCTCCATGACTGCTTTTCAAGGGCCGAGGCTGCACGGTCGCATATCTTAAAAGAATTGGATGAAAAGAAAGAGCTAGTACAAAATCTCCGTGTAAAATTACAATTAGAAAGACAGGTTTGTTTACACATGCTTCTTGTTTCTCTCAAATGCATAGACAGAATTTTTTACTGTGACTTGTGTTTGACAGGCGAACAAGGAAAAAATATCATTCGGTCATCTGGAACTCCATGAACTCGCCGTGTTCGTGCTTAACTCTGCAGGTCATTACGAAGCAATCAACAGGAACCATTCAAGCTACTTCCTCTCGCCGGAATCCGTCGCTCTCTTCACTGAACACAATCCCGCTAGACCGAATTACATAATCGGGCAGGTTGTGCACATCGAGAGACTGACTGTGAGACCCGCAGCATCACCTCGGATGGAACACGGTGATCAAATGGACATGTCAAGCGCCGAAAGCAGCAACCGGTTATCGCCGCGGTTCGCGTCAAACCCTTATAATCTTCCAATTGGCTGTGAATATTATCTAGTGACAGTAGCCATGCTACCTGACACAATTCATTCATCTCCTTAAATCCTTCCTGATCACTTCCAATGGCTGAAATGAAGGAAGAGAAAGCTTTAACTGTACAGATATATTAATGGAGTTTGGTGGGAGGGGTATGTTTGTACATATGATGATttagtttacttttttttcttttcttatgtatatataaagtcTCAACTTCTCTGCTGTAATTAGACTCTGAATATGCTCTGAAATGCTCACTGATGATGGTTTTCATTTGCCAAACTTAATCTGGAATTTGGAGTTCATGCCTTGTCTTgatgatatgatttttttgtttttgtttttttggtgatGAATTTGTGTTGGCTTTAGATGGAAGGGAAATGACATTTTTACCCTTGTTTGTGTGGAACAACTAGTGATGTTTATAGGGGTGAGTTTGAAATAACAATGAAGTTTTGTTGCttgattcttttcatttttgatgAATTTAGTTGGTTCTCtgggttttgttttgtctcTTTTTTGATATCTAAGACCTTAGATAATAAAATTGACATTTTTACCCTTGTTCGTATGGAAGAACTGTTGTTTACATGGATGGCTATGAGCCTTTGAGATAtcaaaatttgttttgtttcttgattttctaGTGGGTGGTTTTTAACCTCTGCTTTACCATGAAGATAAAATAACACTTTTACCCTTCTTTGCTTGGAAGAGGTGTTCATAGGGGTAAATATGGGATGCCATCTATTGCACTCTGTGAAGGATAAATTTCAGATATGAAATATTTCTTGCTACCATTTGTTTGATAAATGAATTACATTGTCTCCATAAATGAATTACATTGTCTCCATGAatcttccaattttttttttgttttttaacccacatacatatataagaaaatgacacttttacccTCTCTTTATGGGCTTgaatatattctatttctaCTCTTTTCAATTAGGAATTGCATTCTCTTTTGCTGCTCACACTCACATCCCTACAGaagaaaattacatttttacccTTTGCCATATAGAATAGATATTTTATAAGgatgaatatgatatatatatatatatatatcaaaacttAATAATCTTTCATGATttctatacattttttttaaatatatatataaatatatatatgatatttatccACTCAAGTTTATCATCATCCACACAAGTCTACAAGCCTAAAAATTTGGTGCATGGTGGCCATGCACAGAAAACTCCAACTCTCCAAACATGCAGAGCACAAAAACAGCAGAAAGTGAGCTGTGACTCTTTTTGTTGTCAGTGAAAGAATCCAACACTTTCTGCTCCCCACACTCTT from Dioscorea cayenensis subsp. rotundata cultivar TDr96_F1 chromosome 9, TDr96_F1_v2_PseudoChromosome.rev07_lg8_w22 25.fasta, whole genome shotgun sequence includes these protein-coding regions:
- the LOC120268406 gene encoding autophagy-related protein 11, with translation MSLGSTVTEEYIPTLIVHLAENGHSFEFQCDESTTVELIQRSINNLNGIQISDQILFSSDAVLETHQTLGYYKLPRDDSEVFLFKRSSLLPTAPCPPGETIEVPVAKVPPAPSPAKNPHPLDDASDPAVKALASYERMFRHHFQVANAMYGSAQNKLEICKRFLREQQVQERALDTVRGNLAQTFKKLEVRYTEFFRCYSQQNRCHSEVLANLGKDIERLRTVKLHPVIQTSSRKCLLDFLKGDKLEESCNGCMKSHRNFEGKVSESRMDLMGLGRSVDSVLACMRFTGSKDLEVAIKEHEEILNQQNTIMQTLSKDVTEVKNLADEYLNCQVSASPRSHIAVSNLGPKYNAHETDLLPKVRNCDHAMLELLDKCKNKKNYMNNQVHMCMQKVQSVQSTIKSMINKLHVFQEAMGQQDKDFENLKFVNGLYHAYRACLSEVVRRKSSLKLYMGQAGQLAERLAMEREAEIKRREEFLKSWGKYLPQETIMAMGLFGSPSPCNVNIAPYDTNLLEIDIADVDRLAPVSAAGSLSKHERNPLPKGSSAGSSQSSNLSKFREVPVDNKVKSDSVEFLGDCESVDIAGTSKMEVENAWLKAELATAIALICSYDAEYGYSSIDDVNRDDILKSVNQKTAEALHLKDEYGKQLQAMLELKQAQCISYEKRIQELEQRLSDEYMQGQKLSASKDASECILSALKTDGLKSQLSGDAESHMREASTEPMEDASFTSASSEAKLDQVTGQSVKPREGGDENMTDLSITSNMQPVDSARNFMDSSMMEPSRDEHQVDLENNQLCEADRVEKMMTTQLTVSQTNKSSDEASSGMVPHETGGQTGSVSKASDEFVLELQNTLSKMSKQCNETESKLKAAMEEISSRTRELEISKNLLDESQMNCAHLENRLHEAREEAHTHLCAAERRASEYSALRATAVKMRGLFERFRVCVTASVPVASFADSLRSLSLSLASSANDDEDDNNAEFRECIRVLADKVSIIMQNRSELHDCFSRAEAARSHILKELDEKKELVQNLRVKLQLERQANKEKISFGHLELHELAVFVLNSAGHYEAINRNHSSYFLSPESVALFTEHNPARPNYIIGQVVHIERLTVRPAASPRMEHGDQMDMSSAESSNRLSPRFASNPYNLPIGCEYYLVTVAMLPDTIHSSP